Below is a window of Catalinimonas alkaloidigena DNA.
CTTTGGAGCAGCTGATCATGACGGCCAGCAGAATTATGTAGAGAAATGTACTGCGTAATGTTTTCATAGGGTCATGTATTTACAAACTAGGGTGACTGGTGTACGACATGGCAAAACCTGGGCCAATTTCGTATTGGATTGAACGCAAAAAAGCGAGAGAAGTTAAAGAAGTCGCCAGGGCATAGCCGCTCCTGTAGCGTAAGCGGTTGATTATCAAGAACTATACTTTACCAACCACCTGCACTTGCCAGCCCCGGTTGCGGGCACGCCGGCTCACCTCAAAATTCTTTCAGAGCGGTGTACAAGCGATGGGTCGGAAGCCCCATGACGTTGAAATACGAGCCCTCGATGCGCTCGATCCCCACCAGCCCCAGCCAGTCCTGTGCGCCGTACGCCCCGGCTTTGTCGAAGGGCATATAATGCTCGATGTAGAAGTTGATTTCCGTCGGCTCGAAGGTTTTGAAGTGGACCCGCGTGCGGTCGGTAAACGAGACGATCTTTCCGTTTTTCCGCAGGCAGACCCCGGTGTATACCTCGTGCACGCGCCCCGAAAGCTGCGAAAGCATCTGAAACGCAACGTGCGGATCGGCGGGCTTGTTCAGCACCTGCGTGTCCAGCACCACGACGGTATCGGCGGTGATCAGAATGGCTTCGGCAATTTCGGCCTCTGTAAAAGCATCGGCTTTCTGGCGGGCCAGAAACTCGGCGACTTCGGCAGGGGGGAGCGTGGCGGGAAATGACTCGTCCGTGTCTTTTACCACAATCTCGAACCGAAAACCGGCATCAGCGAGCAGTTGTTGGCGGCGCGGCGACCGGGAAGCAAGAATGATCTTCTGTTGTGAATTCATTTTTTTTCAGCGAACTAAAAACAAAACCGCAGATAACTTTCGGGTAGAAGTAGGTCGACTTTTGCGGCAACGTGTAGCCACTGCCCGTCACCCGTTTGATGTCCTGCATCGGTACTTCGTTGGTAATCAGCGCCAACTGGGCTGTTCCCTGCGCGACCTGCGACACGCATTCGGCGAAGTTACGCTCAAAACGGATGTGCGGTGACCGGCGTTGCTCTTTTCCCGGAATGCCCAGGCCCTTTTCGATGGCGAAGTAGTGCAGCACGGTCAGGTCGAGTCGTCGGATTTCCTCCGGAAATTTCCAGGCCAGCCGGTCGAGCTGATCGGGCTTTAACTGAATTTTGTACGCCTGATCGCGTAAAATCAGCCCGAACGTCCAGGGCTTCCCGACGATGATTTCGTTCAGATCGTAGGGATTGGCGACTTCGCGCATTGTAAAATAAGGCTGAAGCCGCGCCAGCAACGCTTCCGGCGCAAAGTCGGGCAGGTCGACCAGCAGGCGATGGGCCGGCAGTATGCGCAGCCCGCCGTTTTCCGTATTGGTCAGGTACATCAGGTGGTAGTTCCACGGCGCTTCGGGGTCGTCGTGCCCCAGCACGTGCCGCTGGTGGTGGCGGTACGCAAGCGATCCTTCGTAGCGATGGTGGCCGTCGGCCAGAATCACCGGCTTGTCGCGCAGCACCTCCTGAAAACGCCGGATGATCCGCAGGTCATGGATCACCGACAGCACGTCGCGGACTCCCTGGTAATCTTCCGTGTCCAGCAACGGTGCCGCCATGCTTTCGTCCATGTAGCGCTCCAGCTCGAACGTCGGGTCGGTGTAGAGGCCGTGCGTAGGACTGACGTGCATCTGCAGGTGCTCCAGCAGCGCCACCCGGTCGTCGACCGCCCCGGGAATGGTGTTTTCGTGACGAAGCACCACGTTTTCGTCCCAGTCGTACAGGCGCAGGTTGCCGATAAATCCTTTGCGAACGTATTGCTGGTCGCTGCCCGGCAGGCTGAAATGTTGGTAATAGACGTAAAGCGCCGGCAGCGGATCGAGCTGCAGCACGCCTTCCTGTTGCCAGGTTGCCAGCGTTTGGGCCGCTTGCTGATGCGGATGCTCGCCCCGCGGCACCGACAGGTGAATGCTGTTGTAAGGCTCCTGGTAGAGCCGCTGCCGCTGCTTTTCCGACACCACATCGAACAGGGGCGAGGTGAGGGACTCGAGTCGGGGAATCAACTCAGAACGGTAGCGCCAGGCGCGCAGCGGAAGGATTTTAGCCAAATTGGGGTAGGGGAAAATTGCGAATGGTCGATTCTATCATGTCAAATGCCTGAACGCAGTACACGTTTTGCCCGGTATCCAGGTTCCGGCTTACTTCCGATTTTGCTTCCAGCGACTAACGGCCGGAGCATGGGACGAAGTAGTGGGATGAGTCGCCTCTTGCTGCAACTCGCTTACCGCCACCATCGCCGCAATCAGGGCCTCGTCGTCGTGCGCTTCCTGGAGCATCTCCGGCTGGAAATACCGGTTTACGAAATTGGTATCGAAACGGTTGGTTAAAAACGCTTCGTGCTGCATCACCAGCCGGCCAAACGCGAGGGTGGTGGCTACGCCGGAGATCTGGTATTCGTCGATGGCGCGGACCATCCGTTCGATGGCCGCCTGCCGGTCTGCCCCGTAAGCCACCAGTTTGGCGATCATCGGATCGTAATAAATCGGTACGTCCATGCCTTCTTCAAAGCCATCGTCGACGCGGATGCCGGGCCCCTGTGGGCGGCGGTAAGTCTGGAGGGTACCCACGTCGGGCAGAAAGCCGTTGGCCGGATCTTCGGCGTAGACGCGCAGCTCGATGGCGTGGCCCCGGAACGTGAGGTCTTCCTGCCGGAACGAAAGCGGTTGGTTTTCGGCAACGCGAATCTGCTCTTTCACCAGGTCGATGCCGGTAATCAGTTCGGTGACCGGATGCTCCACCTGCAAGCGGGTATTCATCTCCAGGAAATAGTAGTTCAGGTGCTCGTCGACGATGAATTCGACCGTGCCCGCGCCGTAATAGCCGCAGGAACGCGCCACGTCGACCGCACTGCGTCCCATGGCGTCGCGGATTTCGGGCGTCAGGATGCCCGAGGGCGCCTCTTCGACCACTTTCTGGTGGCGACGCTGAATGGAACATTCGCGCTCAAACAAGTGCACGAGGTTGCCGTGCTGATCGCCCAGCACCTGAATTTCGATGTGTTTGGGAGAGGTAATGTACTTTTCGATGAACACCGAACCATCGCCGAAGGCCGACTTGGCTTCGCTGACCGCCCGCTCCATTTGCGCCTCAAAATCGGCTTCGCTGTCGACCACGCGCATCCCTTTGCCGCCGCCCCCGGCGCTGGCTTTGATCAGGATCGGATAGCCGATTTCGGCGGCTGTTTGTTTGGCAGCCGCTACGTCGGCGATGGCGTCGGGCGTGCCGGGCACCATCGGAATGTTGAACTTGGCCACGGCGGCTTTGGCGGCCAGCTTGCTGCCCATCAGCCGGATCGATTCGGGCGACGGACCAATGAAAATCAGGCCTGCGTCCTGTACCTGTTGGGCAAACTCCGCGTTTTCCGACAAAAAACCGTACCCCGGATGGATGGCATCAACGCCCAGTTGCCTGGCTACATCGATGATACGGTCACCACGCAAATACGACTCGCCCGAGGGCGGCGGGCCGATGCAGACGGCTTCGTCGGCGTAGCGCACGTGCAACGCTTTCCGGTCGGCTTCACTGAACACGGCTACGGTAGAAATGCCCATTTCGCGGGCCGAACGCATCACTCGCAGAGCAATTTCGCCACGGTTGGCTACCAGAATTTTACGAATAGACACAGGATGGAATTAAGGGTGGTGAGGTAGAAAAATATTGCAAATTGAATACGCAGGCCGTAGGTTTCAGGGTGAGGGAGGGCCGACATCGGCCTTGCCTCGAAAACCACAACGGGGCTACGAAGCAAATTTAGCAACTTAGACGGGGGAAGAAAGCCCCACGGATCGGTTATTTCCGCGGCCTGATTTCGGAGAAAACGACTGATTCTGAGCGAAACGCACCCCGGAACGCCAGGAAGGTTCAGGTTTCCGGATGTTTAATTATATGTTATCTTTGCGCGATTTTACGCTGCCTTATTTGGTACAAAAGCAATTCAAAATTAAATACTCATACGCGTGGATCTATTTGAAAAACTTCTGACTGACCGGGGGCCTATCGGCAAACATTCCCGCATTGCTCATGGCTATTTTGCTTTTCCGAAACTGGAAGGAGAGATTAAACCACGGATGCAGTTCCGTGGCAAAGAAGTGTTGACTTGGAGCTTGAACAACTACATCGGACTGGCGAACCACCCAGAAGTTCGAAAAGTAGATGGGGAAGCGGCTCAAAAATACGGACTGGCCACGCCCATGGGAGCCCGGATGATGTCGGGTAACTCTGATCTGCACGAGCAGCTCGAAAACGAACTGTCGGCCTTCGTCAGCAAGCAGGATACCATGCTGTTGAACTATGGGTATCAGGGCATTATGTCCGTTATCGACGCGCTGACCGACCGCCATGACGTAATCGTTTACGACGCCGAATCGCACGCGTGCATCATCGATGGCGTTCGTCTGCACCAGGGCAAGCGCTTTGTCTACGCGCACAACGATATTGAGGGACTGGAAAAACAGCTGGTACGCGCCACGCGTCTGGTCAACGAAACCGGAGGGGCCATTCTGGTCATTACCGAAGGGGTGTTCGGCATGTCGGGCAACCTGGGCAAGCTGCGCGAAATCGTAGAATTGAAGAAGAAGTTCCAGTTCCGCCTGCTGGTCGACGACGCACACGGCTTCGGAACCATGGGCCCAACGGGCGCCGGCGCCGGCGAGCACCTGGGTGTACAGGACCAGATTGATATTTATTTCTCGACGTTTGCCAAGTCGATGGCCAGCATCGGCGCGTTTGTGTCGAGCGACGAGCAGGTCATTGAGTACCTGCGTTACAACACCCGGTCGCAGATCTTTGCCAAATCGGTGCCGATGCCGTTGGTGGTGGGTGCCCTGAAGCGCCTGGAGCTGCTGAGGAATCACCCCGAATTGCGCGAAAACCTCTGGAAAGTGGTACACGGGCTGCAAAAAGGACTGCGCGACAAGGGTTTCAACATCGGCACGACCGAGGCGCCGGTGACCCCCGTCATCCTGAGCGGTGAAGAGAGCGAAGCGGCCCAACTGGTGATCGATTTGAGAGAAAACTTCCACATCTTCTGCTCGGTTGTGATCTATCCTGTGATTCCTAAAGGCCTGATTATCTTGAGGTTAATCCCGACGGCGGTCCACACGATGGAAGATGTGAACGAAACCATCGCCGCTTTTGAGGCGATTGCCGCGAAGCTGAAAGACGGAAGTTACCATAAATCTGATCTGAAAATCACGGTTTAAATAGCGTAGGAGGCCGTTTTACGGGTTAAAAAAAATCGATTTTAGCACGCAAAAAGTTTGGAGCCACACGTTTAATTGCTAAATTGGCCCTCAAATCATCGAATACCAACCTTAAAACTGCCATTCTAATGAACAAATTTGAACAGGTCCGTGATCTGGTAATGTCACTCGAAGGTGACTTTGAAAAATTCTACGACAAGAATAACCAGGCCGCTGGAACGCGTGTACGCAAGGGAATGCAAGATCTGAAGAACCTTGCTCAGGACATCCGTGTGGAAGTTCAGAACATGAAAAACACCGAGAAGTAGTACACCGACCGACACTCAAGTTCTAACAAAAAAGGCCATCAATCAGATGGCCTTTTTTGTTTTTTTAGTGTGATTTTTTAGTGACTGATTTACGTGGGTAGTAAGGATATAGGTTAAGTCAGTCGAATTTTTTAGCGATTTGGTGGAGAGAATTCACTAAAATTTGCCCCATTCTTTGCTAGACTAAAGCAAATTTATCGATGTTGGTGCGCAGGGCATGCATGAGCGCATCGCTGGCTTCTACCAGAGGAAGGCGCACGTAGGGGCTGCAGAGGCCGCGTAGGGCCAGTGCGGCCTTCACGCCCACAGGATTGCTTTCCCGGTACATCAGGTCGTTGATCTGCACCAGTTCGTACAGAATTTCACGACATACCGACAACTCTTGGCGTAGGGCCGCTGCCACCATGCGGCAATACTTTTCGGGGAAGGCGTTGGCCAGTACAGAAATGACCCCGCTGCCTCCGGCGCAGATCACCGGAACGCTCGTCATGTCGTCGCCCGACAGGAATAAAAAATCGTCTGGTTTTTCGGCCAGCACGCGATAGATCTGCGACAGGTCCGCACACGACTCTTTAATGCCCAGAATCTGCGGGTGCGCTGCCAGCCGCAGGGTCGTTGCGGCCTCTACGTTCGAAGCCGTACGGCTGGGCACGTTGTAGATGATCACCGGTATCGGCGAGGCGTCGGCGATGGTCATGTAATGGCGGTAGATCCCTTCCTGCGTAGGTTTGTTGTAGTACGGACTTACGCACAACAGCGCATCCACCTTGGTGAGGTCGGTGTTTTTGATGCGCCGTATCACCGCTTGCGTGTCGTTGCCTCCCACGCCGTAGACAAGGGGGAGCTGGTGGGTGTTGTGCTCCTGCACGTAGCGCAAAACCGCCCGCTTTTCGTCGAGCGCCAGGGTGGCGGCTTCGCCCGTGGTGCCCATCACCACGTAGTAGTTTACGCCGTGTTCGGCAGTAAACCGCAGAATAGTGCCCAATGATTCGAAATCAATGGAGAGGTCCTGGCGAAAAGGTGTCACCAGCGCTACGCCGGTTCCGGCTAATTTATGCGTCATTGTTTTGAATAGCTTGCGTCAGACGAAGCATCTTTTCCCACAGGGTCGCTAAACTTTCCCCGTCTTTCAGGTCCACCATCAGTTCCAGGTTGTGTTCCAGTTCGGGGGAGAATCGCCCCACCCGGCAGCGCGCCTGGCTCTGGCCTAAAATGCTTTCGTACAGGGGAGAAACGTCGGTGGTGAGGCAATAGAGGTAATCGAAGTCGGCCGCCATGAAGTGCGTCACCTCTTCGGATTTGATTTGCCCCAGAAGCGAAATGTCTTTGTTGGTAAAGAATTTGGTTTTGTAGAGTGCCGGATCGTTCGGAATCTCCGACAAGTAGGCCAGTGAGGTGACCTCTTTTCCCATTTTAAGCAGCTGATCGCGAATTTTTCCAAACTGTTGCCAGGTAGCTTCGCTGTCGGATGCGACGAACAAGCCGATGCGACGTGCCTTGGCAAAGCTGACCGACCTCCGGGCGGTCGGGGTGGCAGGCGGACGGCGCAGGCGGTTGCGCAGGGACAGCATTTGAAGGCCCAGTTCCATGAGAGTCTGGAAAATAGAAAACTTAAAAAGGAACCGCGAAGATTATGATCTTTGGTTAATTCCGCAATTAATTTCCTGTTTCTTCTAAAAGTTGAAGAAATTCAGCTTCCGATAGAATCGTCACGCCGTGTTTCAGGGCCTTTTCGCGCTTGGCTGGTCCCATGTTTTCGCCCGCTACCAGGTAGTCGAGCTTGCCGGAGACGCTGCTCAAAATCTTTCCGCCGTGGTCTTCGATCAGTGCTTTGAGGCCATCGCGGCTGAACTGCTCAAAGACGCCGGAAATCACGAACGTTTTGCCCGCCAGCGTGGTGCTGCTCGGAGCCGAAGTTTTTTCTTCTTGCGCCAGTTGCAGCCCGGCCTGGCGCAGCCGTTCGATCAACGCCTGATGTTCCGGCTCAGCCAGCCACGATTGCAGGCTTTGAGCAATGCGCTCACCGACTTCGGGGGCTTCGAGCAGTTCTTCGTACGTGGCCTGCGAAATGCGTTCGATGCTGCCAAAATGTTCGGCCAGTTTACGCGCCACGGTTTCGCCGACGTAGCGAATGCCCAGCGCAAAGAGCACTCGGGCAAAAGGCACCTGACGGGTGCGCGCTAAACCTTCCAACAGGTTGCGCGCCGATTTGTCGGCGAATCGTTCCAGCGCAATCAGTTGGTCGTAGGTGAGGTCGTACAGGTCGGCCACGTTGTTCACCAGCCCCTTCTCGTACAACTGACGGATGGTTTGCGGGCCAAGTTCCTCCACGTTCATGGCGCGGCGCTGGATGAAATGCTCCAGCCGCCCCCGGATTTGCGGCGGGCAGCCGTCCTGATTCGGACAGAAATGCTGCGCGCGTGGGGCCGCTCCTTCGCCCTCTTCGCGGACCAGAAGCGTCTGGCACTCGGGGCAATGCGTAATGTAGGTCACCGGTTCGCTGGTGTCGGCGCGTTGGGTCAGGTCGACGCCCGTGACTTTCGGAATGATCTCACCGCCCTTTTCGACGAATACCGAATCGCCGACGTGCAGCCCGAGGCGGGCAATTTCGTTGGCGTTGTGCAGCGAGGCGCGTTTTACCCGTGTTCCGGCCAGCTGGACGGGTGCCAGTTCCGCTACGGGGGTAATGGCGCCCGTCCGCCCGACCTGGTAGGTGATACCTTTCAGCAACGTGACGGCCGATTCGGCCGAGTACTTGTAGGCGATGGCCCAGCGGGGATTTTTGGCCGTGTAGCCCAGCTCTTCCTGTTGGGCATAATCGTTCACTTTGATCACAATGCCGTCGATGGCGACGGGTAACTCAAACCGCTTCTGCTCCCACTGATGGATGTACGCCAGCACGTCGTCGAGGGTGGGGCAGAGACAAAACGTAGGCGAGACGGCAAAGCCACTTTGCTGCAACGCCAGCATCGACTCGTAATGGCCTTTGTAGGCAATGCCTTCGCCCAGCAGTCCGTAGGTAAAGCAACTGAGACGGCGTTGCGCCACGATGGACGAATCCTGCTGCTTCAGCGTACCGGCGGCCGCGTTGCGCGGGTTGGCCAGTGGCGTTTCGCCGTTTTCCTCGCGTTCGCGGTTGATGTCCTCAAAGACTTCCAGGGGCATGTACACCTCCCCCCGCACTTCGAACAGGGCAGGAAGCTCTTTCGAGTTGGCCCGCAGAGGAATGCTGCGGATGGTCCGGGCATTTGGCGTGATGTCGTCGCCGCGCACACCATCGCCCCGGGTAGCGGCCTGCGTCAGGATGCCGTTTTCGTAGGTCAGGCTGATGGCCACACCGTCGAATTTCAGTTCGCACACGTACTTGAAATCATCGCCGATGGCCTTGCGCACCCGTTCGTCGAACTCGCGCAGCTCTTCTTCCGAATAGGTATTGCCCAGGGAAAGCATCGGATAGCGATGGCGCACGGTCGGAAACTCCTTCGAAATGGTACCCCCGACCCGTTGGGTTGGCGAATCGGGCAGCATCAGCGAAGGGTGCTGCTGTTCCAGGTCCTGCAGTTCGCGCAACAGCCGATCGAACGTCTGGTCGTCTATTTCCGAGACGGCGTTCTGGTAATACTGGTAATTGTAATAGTTCAGTTGATCAGTAAGCTCTTGTATGCGGTGGGCGGCAGCTTCCAGGGTCATGGGGGAGAAGAGGCTTTTAGAAAACGTAAGTAACTAGGTTTAAGGAGGATGCACAACATCCGGGCGGTGCAGGCGTAGCGCGGGGGCTAACTTTTCGGCGTACACGTTCCGGAGGGTAGCCAGGCCCTATAAAAAGAGCGCCTTTACCCCAAGGGAGCGGGCGCTCGCGGCAGAACGGATCAATACTGCGCGTTCGGCGAGTCGAGTTTGCCGAAGACGCGTTTCAGAATGTCGTTAACGCGGTGGCCGGGATTTTCGCGGATCATTTTTTCTTCGCGCGCGATCTTTAGAAAAACGCCGTCCAGAGCTTTGTTGGTCACGTACGTCGACAAGTTCGAATCGTCGATTTTCTGCAGTCCCAGAAACGAGTTCAGCGGGTTGTTGGCGACTTTGTTATACGTATTCACAAAGTTGTTGTAGAGGTCGTTGGCACTACGCCCGGCCAGAAGCGGCTTGCTCAGCGACTGGTTGATGCTGGGTTCGAATGCGTCGGACAAGCGGCTGAAGGTGTTGGACCGCAGGTAATTCGTCGCGGCCGTATCGGGGCCGTACAAAATGTTAAGGCCATCGCGGATGGTAATGTTGCGGATCGCATCCACAAAAATGGGGGTGGCTTTCTGGGCGGCATCCTCGGCCGAGCGGTTCAGGCTCATGACCATGTCGTCGACCAGGGGCTGGAGTGCCGCTTTGTAAAGCGTACGTCCTGCCGCCGAACTGTTCAGCTTGTCGATAACGCCCTGAGCCTGAGGCGGAAGCAGAATTTTCACGGCGGCGTCTTTGTAAAAGCCATCGACCCGGGTCAAGTTGGCGACCGCCGTATCGGTACCGACCTGCAGGGCCGATTTCAGCCCCGAAATGATCTCCTCTTCCGATAAGGGTAAGTTTTGTGAAACGACCTGAAGCACTTCTTTACACGAGTTGAGCGAGAACAGCGAAAGCAGCGCCAGGGTAAGGGTGAAGTATCGTAGTCTTTTCATAATCATAAAGTTAAGTAGTTCGTCTGGCCAAAGACCGTACCAACATGAGGCAGCAAGTTACCCCGTCAATACGACAGAACCGGCGAAATGGATTAAAAAAACGCCGGCAGGCCGCTTCCCGGTGCTTTTGAGATTCTCTGGAAGAGTTGGTCTGGACCAACTCTTCCAACGGGTTATACAATTGCCTCCGGGCAGAACTGATGAGAAGTGGCAGGTAGCACATCATCGTATATATAGAAGACGCTACAGACTACAGGCGTTCTGTACCAAGGGAAATCCAAGTTGATGACGTCGCGTGCGAAAAAAATTAGCCCAAACTTCCCGCCGCACACAACGAATTTAGCTGACAAGGCCGGGCTGAAACCGAGTGGATCTCGCCGGTACCGTGGGGCGAAAGGTGTGTTTCAGCGACGAGCGGATGCCCCAAGGGATGAAAAGCACTAGGACAGGAAAACCTGCGTAGAATCGCTGTTTCGGCATTTTTAACACATTTGTTGCATTCTTTAACACATATTTTGCAGTGCAAAAAACCTGTCATTCTACGATACATCTCTTCTAACGGGTGGGGTGGGTAGCCCCCTATGTTTGTGTCACCAAGCAAAACAACAAGGCCATGACACACTTACAAATTACTTCCGCACCCGAACCTACCTTAGCGTCTCCCACCTACCTTGAATTCGCGCCCTGCGAGGCATTACAACCTTACGTAGAATGCTACTGGATTATGGAAAGTGAAAACTCACGTCCCGTACGCGACAAATTCCTGCCGAGTCCTTATGTAGAAATGGTATTCATCAACAAAGGCGGTGCGTACCTGGTCCACGAAGAAGATCGTTTCGAAGCCTTGCCAGCCAGCGGGGTTTTCGGATTGCAGCAACAGTCGTTGAATGTACGCGTGCAGGGATCGTTCTCCGCACTGGGCGTCAAATTCCGTCCGGAAGGGTTTTACCAGTTGATGCAGATCCAGATGTCGACCCTGGCCAACCGGGTGGTGTCGCTGCGTAAGCTGATCGGCGAAAAGTCGCAGGACATTACGGAGCAGCTCTTGAACACGTCGTCGCCCTACCGTCAATTGGAAGCCATCGAATTGTTTCTGTTGGACGAACTGGCATCACGCCCGCGTCCCGAACACCTGCCGTACCTGCAACGGGCCATTCGGAAAGTGATGGAAACCGGCGGCAACGTTACGGTCACCGAACTGGCCGACGCCGCCGCGGTGAGCGAACGGCAGATGGAACGCAAGTTTATGGAACGCATTGGGCTGAGTCCCAAGAAGTTTATCCGGAATGTACGCATCACGCAGGTGTTCAAACTCCTGAAACAGAAGCCTAATTACGACTGGCTGGACGTGATTTATCGCTGCAACTACTTTGATCAGGCGCACTTTACCCGCGACTTCAAAGCCCTGACCGGCGAAACCCCCACCACCTATTTCTCGCGTCGTTCGTTCTTGCGGAGTGCGTTTCAGGAACGTGCCGTGCGGGCGTAGTAAGGCTGCACAAGCTCGTCCATGACCCGCGACGTGCGCGCGGCGCTGATCCCGGTGCTCGGGCATGTGCCTTCTCCCCGAAGGGCCTGCACCACGGTTTCGACCAGCGGCTGATGCACGTGCGGAGGATACTCAAACGGCAGCTTTTCAATGCCTACCGACGTTTCCAGCACCACCGGCGAAGGTTTAAACGTCTCGTAGGTTATCCGCCCCAGGCTTCCCACTAGTTCCGTACGGTCGGTTTCGGCGGCTTGTCCCGTCGTAAAACACCACGTGGCGCTTCCTACTACGCCCGACGCAAACCGAAAACTCGCACTCAGCACATCTTCCGACGTGTAATAAGCGCCCTGATTGGCCACGACGCTGTGTACCTCCCGGATTTCGCCCAGAAAGTAGTCGAGCAGATCGAGCTGGTGCGATCCCAGGTCAAAAAAATACCCGCCCCCCGCAACGGCCGGATTGGTCCGCCAGGCACCGCTCCCGTCTACATCGTGCGGCTTGGGGGCCTGATACAAGCTCAGATTGACAAAACGGAGGTCGCCAATGGCGCCAGCTTCTAACAACTCCTTGACTTTCAGGAACGTAGGCAAACGCCGACGGTAGTACGCGACGAACAGCGGCTGTCCGGTAGCTTCCGAAACTTCGACCATGCGCCGACATTCTGCATAATTCATCGCCATGGGTTTTTCCACGTAGACCGGCTTGCCGGCTTCCATAGCCCGGATGGCGTATTCAGCGTGGGTATTGGGGGGGGTTGCTACGTAGATGGCATTCACGTCCGGGTCGTGTAACAGCGCCTCAGCATCGTCGTACCACCGCGGCACACCGTGGCGTTTGGCGTAGTCGGCGGCTTTTGCCCCGTTGCGGCGCATCACGGCCACCAGTTCGGAATGGGGTGTTTTGTAGAGCGCCGGGCCGCTTTTGACCTCAGTGACATCGCCAGCGCCGAT
It encodes the following:
- a CDS encoding DUF4197 domain-containing protein, coding for MKRLRYFTLTLALLSLFSLNSCKEVLQVVSQNLPLSEEEIISGLKSALQVGTDTAVANLTRVDGFYKDAAVKILLPPQAQGVIDKLNSSAAGRTLYKAALQPLVDDMVMSLNRSAEDAAQKATPIFVDAIRNITIRDGLNILYGPDTAATNYLRSNTFSRLSDAFEPSINQSLSKPLLAGRSANDLYNNFVNTYNKVANNPLNSFLGLQKIDDSNLSTYVTNKALDGVFLKIAREEKMIRENPGHRVNDILKRVFGKLDSPNAQY
- a CDS encoding helix-turn-helix domain-containing protein gives rise to the protein MTHLQITSAPEPTLASPTYLEFAPCEALQPYVECYWIMESENSRPVRDKFLPSPYVEMVFINKGGAYLVHEEDRFEALPASGVFGLQQQSLNVRVQGSFSALGVKFRPEGFYQLMQIQMSTLANRVVSLRKLIGEKSQDITEQLLNTSSPYRQLEAIELFLLDELASRPRPEHLPYLQRAIRKVMETGGNVTVTELADAAAVSERQMERKFMERIGLSPKKFIRNVRITQVFKLLKQKPNYDWLDVIYRCNYFDQAHFTRDFKALTGETPTTYFSRRSFLRSAFQERAVRA
- a CDS encoding Gfo/Idh/MocA family protein, whose amino-acid sequence is MNFSTVRWGMIGAGDVTEVKSGPALYKTPHSELVAVMRRNGAKAADYAKRHGVPRWYDDAEALLHDPDVNAIYVATPPNTHAEYAIRAMEAGKPVYVEKPMAMNYAECRRMVEVSEATGQPLFVAYYRRRLPTFLKVKELLEAGAIGDLRFVNLSLYQAPKPHDVDGSGAWRTNPAVAGGGYFFDLGSHQLDLLDYFLGEIREVHSVVANQGAYYTSEDVLSASFRFASGVVGSATWCFTTGQAAETDRTELVGSLGRITYETFKPSPVVLETSVGIEKLPFEYPPHVHQPLVETVVQALRGEGTCPSTGISAARTSRVMDELVQPYYARTARS